The Bacteroidia bacterium genomic interval TGTTTATCCCAGGGGCTGATATTCAAGGACGAAAAATTATAGGGGCTTTCCCAATAATTAAGCTAATAATTTGTCCTTGTTCTCTTCTAATAACTCCAAAAACCTCTTTTCGGTTTCTTCCATAGAAGTAGTACTTCTTCCACCTGCTGCATAGAAGTGTCCACCACCTCCAAAATTTTCGGCGAATTCTTTAGAAGATACATTTCCACGGCTTCTAAAACTCAACTTAATGATCTCATCATTAGCCGTGAGCAATACCCCCATATTGACTCCTTTCAAACTCAAAGCATAATTGACAAGTCCTTCTGTATCTCCGGTTTTGATAGGAAATTGACGAAAGACTTCTCTATCAACTTTCAGGTAAGCCACCTTAAGTTCAGGAAGTACATGGAGACAGGAGGATAAACAATGCCCTACAAAGCGTAGCCGCTCGGGAGTCGCTGTATTGAAGATGTTTTCCCATACCATATTCACATTTACCCCTATTTCCATCAATTTGGCTACAGTTCTGTGAGTGGCAGGAGAAGTATTGGTGAAGCGGAATGAACCCGTATCAGTCATGATCCCGGCATACATTGCTTCTGCAGAAGCCAGATTTACTTTCTCCTCCTCTCCCAGCTCTGTAATCAGTCGATAGACCAATTCAGCTGTTGAGGAAGCTTTTTCATCTGAATAAGAAAGATCTTCAAAACCTTCCGGTTCCATATGATGATCAATCATGATCTTCATTGCATCTGAATCTCGTACGGTTTGTTCGAAATCTGCCAAACGATTGAGGGCATTGAAGTCCAGGCAGAAAATAATATCTGCACCATCAAAGATCCAATTGGCCTTATCCGGATCGAAAGGTCCGATCAAAACAGAATCCGAACCCGGCATCCATTTAAGGAAGTCAGGATAATCCGTGGGAGAGACAACAGAAACCTGGTGTCCTCCCTGAATCAGGAAGTGATATAAGCCCAGAGAGGAACCAATAGCATCGGCATCTGGTTTGCGGTGCATGGTGATTGCAATTCTCTTAGGCGAAGACAAGAGAGACGTTAATTCTTCTATGACTGACATTAAATAGATATCGAATTTTAAGATTGCGAAATTACAAAGAGAATTTCACTTGGTAAAATTGGTTTATCCCATGTCTTTGTCCTAAGTTTGCACCCGAATTGAAGCAATATTTTAAACTGAAAATAAAATAAACATGGCCGGTAAGCTAACCCTCACCATTATTAAGCCCGACGCAGTCTCTAAAAATTATACTGGAAAGATCATCGATCACATCATCGCTGGTGGATTCAAAGTTAAAGCGATGAAAATGATCCACATGAACGAACGCGAAGCAGGTGGATTTTATGCGGTTCATAGCGAGCGTCCTTTCTTCAATGATCTGGTTGAGTTTATGACCAGCGGACCTTGTGTTCCTATGGTTTTGGAAAAAGACAATGCAGTTGCAGATTTCCGCAAACTCATCGGGGCAACCAATCCAGAGCAAGCAGAAGATGGAACTGTTCGTAAGCTTTATGCTGAATCTATTCAGAATAATGCTATACATGGATCTGACTCTGATGAAAATGCTTTGATTGAAGCTTCTTACTTCTTTTCACAGCTAGAGATCTTCTAGGTCAACACAAAAACAAAACATTGGGTACGAAGGGAAACTGCTAGTGGTGGCTCTTCGTACCTTTTCTTTTTAGTTTTATATACTATGCGTCCCAAACTGAAAATAGGTCCCCTGACTCAATTGCAAGATGCTCGTTCCAGCGCTGCAGTAGGATTTGACATACTCAGTTTTAGTCTGGAAAGAGGCAGCATGAAAAAGATGTCTCCAGCGATGATCTGGAACATTGTAAACTGGATACAGGGGCCAGAAATTTTATTGGAGCTGAATGCAGACAGTCTGGAAGAGCTTGGGGAAATGAATAAAAGCTTCCAGGCCGGCTATGTACAATTGCCTCTTTCAGAGTGGGATGCAGCCTTGCTCCCTCAACTCAATAGCGGTATTTATCTGAAAGCAGAAAAAGGAAGTAAGCTGGCAGATATGCAAAAATGTCTGTCAGAAATAGCCGAAGCGGGAAAAGAAGGTCTTGTGGAAATATCCCTGGATGAGATTAGCGAAGTTGGGGATTATCAGGAGATCCTTGAGCAAAGCTATCTGCATTTCAATAACTCAGCCACACTTTTTGAATATCTGAAACAGGAAGGTCCGAGCCCACTGGGATTTGCCCTCGGAGAAGAGTTTCGCGAAGATGCAGAATACCTGGATTATGAACAGATCGATGACTTGGTCGAGCTGATGGAAGAACTTTTTGGGGAGGAATAAACGCTTTGGCTTTAGTTCCGTACATATCTATCTTTTATTACGACAAAAACACAGTAGCTCAACACCTGAGATGGAGGAGATGAAGTATAATTGCCAATCCTCATTAGGAAAGGATATCTTTAAGGTGTATGTTGAGAGTGGTATAATCAAATGAATAAAGACAGTCTGATCAATCTCCTGGAGCGAGGCTTTTATGGGATCATTGTAGGTCTTATTTATGCCAGCCTCAATTTGGACTGGAGCATGCAACTCTATATAGCTTGTGCGCTCATAGGATTTTCTATTGGTTTCTTTACCGCTCTCCTGGACCGCTGGTTGTCCACTACACGCCTCAGAAGGCAACAATTTTTCATCGTTCTCAGCGTGCGAACCTTGTTGTATCTGGTGGTGATTTTCGTTTCCATGGTCCTGGTACTTGGAATTTACCTGAGTCTATTTGATGCAGCTGATATTCCCAAACTAAGACAGATTTTTGGAGAATGGGTAAAAGAAGGCTCTTTTGCTTATACCATTTTTTATAGCCTGGTTGTACTCCTCATCCTCCAGATCGTCACCCTGGTCTCTCGTCTACTTGGCCCCAATGTTTTGCTCAATTATATGATGGGGCGCTACCATCAGCCCAAAGAAGAAGAGCGAATCTTTATGTTCCTGGATTTACGGGGCTCGACCACCATCGCCGAACGACTGGGACATTTCAAATGGCATCGCTTTCTCAATGATTTCTTCTTTGATATTGCCCGAACCGTCCGAAAAACGAAAGGAGAGATTTATCAATATGTGGGGGATGAAGTAGTCGTTTCCTGGCCCAAAGATCTGGGAGTCAAAAAACTCAATGCTATTCATTGCTTTTTCTGGATTTATGATCGTATGGAGAATCCCCGAACCAGAGAAAGGTACCTAAAGCGATACGGATACAGACCGGTCTTTAAAGCAGGTTTTCATGTAGGCAAAGTTGTGGTAGGAGAAATCGGAGATTATAAACGAGAAATTGTTTTTCATGGAGATACGGTAAATACCGCCTCTCGCATTCAGGTAGAATGCAATCATTACAACCGCCGACTCCTCCTTTCCAAAACCCTCCTTGATATGCTAGACCTTAATGAAGAATACACGACCGAGTATATCACCAAGATTCTCCTTAGGGGCAAGGGAGAAGAAATAGAACTCTTTAGCCTCGATCCCGCCTGAACTACAGCTTCACTCCAAAGCCCACCTTTACCCCAAATTGTTTCAGAAAAGTCGATCGTACTTCATTAAAATTGGTATCCCGAATAGCTGAAGGGTCTTCATTTACGAATCGTATTCCAATAAAGCTTCCTATATGAAGCTGGGCTGCAAAATCAACATACATCCGCTCATTGATCACCTTTATAAAACTGGGTTGCAAATAGAGATCAGAGCGAAAGTTTATATTCCTTTGTTTGAATTCTATTGTGCTATTGGGGTTTACCCAAAACCTGGTAAAATTGTGATTTAGCCCTATCCCTAAATAAGGCCTCCAGATCGGGGAAGATTGAATGGGCGCCAGGGGAACAGAATACTCATAGGCCATGCTAAAATGAAGGTTATTCCATTTGACATTCACACGTTCAAAGACATCGAAGTCCAAATTGGAGACTTCTACCAAATGAATATGGCCCTTATCTGACAGAAAAAAGATCGCGGGATATATAGGCCTAAGGGTATAAACAGCTGTTGGGTCAGCCGGTCCCTCATTTTCATAGTTTGCCTGGAGGCGACTCTGTACCTTTAATCCAATACCGGGACTTAGCCATAAAGCCTCCTGGGCTTGAAGAAAAGAGAATGAAATCAGTAATAAGACGAAGAGAATCTTTTTCATGGTTTTATAAAATATTGTGTTATGGATTAGCCTAAATTCTTACGCCTATCCCAAATCGAAAAGCGTATTTTTTAAATCTATGCCCTCGATAGGAATAAACATTTCTTGTTTGCAGGCGAATAGCAATACTGGGATCTTCCGTTTTTGCCCGGCTGAAGCCAAATTCACCGACATAGAACTGAGGTGATAGTTCCAAAAAACAGCTTTCAGCTATATATTTCCTAAAGACCATCACTCCATAAAGATCTACCAGAAAATCAGTTCCTGTCGCTCTGAATTCCTGCGAACTGTTTGGATGAATGATATAGGAGGAAACACCTATTGCTGTTCCTAATCCTGCCTCTAATTCAACCTGAGGATTTGGGGTAAATGCCCTTGTTGGAATTGTATATTCATAAGCGACTCCCATCCGAAAATCTCC includes:
- the ndk gene encoding nucleoside-diphosphate kinase, which gives rise to MAGKLTLTIIKPDAVSKNYTGKIIDHIIAGGFKVKAMKMIHMNEREAGGFYAVHSERPFFNDLVEFMTSGPCVPMVLEKDNAVADFRKLIGATNPEQAEDGTVRKLYAESIQNNAIHGSDSDENALIEASYFFSQLEIF
- a CDS encoding bifunctional oligoribonuclease/PAP phosphatase NrnA; protein product: MSVIEELTSLLSSPKRIAITMHRKPDADAIGSSLGLYHFLIQGGHQVSVVSPTDYPDFLKWMPGSDSVLIGPFDPDKANWIFDGADIIFCLDFNALNRLADFEQTVRDSDAMKIMIDHHMEPEGFEDLSYSDEKASSTAELVYRLITELGEEEKVNLASAEAMYAGIMTDTGSFRFTNTSPATHRTVAKLMEIGVNVNMVWENIFNTATPERLRFVGHCLSSCLHVLPELKVAYLKVDREVFRQFPIKTGDTEGLVNYALSLKGVNMGVLLTANDEIIKLSFRSRGNVSSKEFAENFGGGGHFYAAGGRSTTSMEETEKRFLELLEENKDKLLA
- a CDS encoding adenylate/guanylate cyclase domain-containing protein is translated as MNKDSLINLLERGFYGIIVGLIYASLNLDWSMQLYIACALIGFSIGFFTALLDRWLSTTRLRRQQFFIVLSVRTLLYLVVIFVSMVLVLGIYLSLFDAADIPKLRQIFGEWVKEGSFAYTIFYSLVVLLILQIVTLVSRLLGPNVLLNYMMGRYHQPKEEERIFMFLDLRGSTTIAERLGHFKWHRFLNDFFFDIARTVRKTKGEIYQYVGDEVVVSWPKDLGVKKLNAIHCFFWIYDRMENPRTRERYLKRYGYRPVFKAGFHVGKVVVGEIGDYKREIVFHGDTVNTASRIQVECNHYNRRLLLSKTLLDMLDLNEEYTTEYITKILLRGKGEEIELFSLDPA